The DNA region GAGTTGATGTGGGCCCCTGATAGAAACACTCCTGACCAAGTTTACTACCATTCCCTCTATCAGCCGAAAATGGGGTGGAGAGTTCAAGTGGTTGATGGCGGGTTATCTGATATGTACAACAATAGTGTCCTACTGGATGATCAGCAGGTTACCCTTTTCTGGACATTGTCGGAGAAAACAATTTCTATTGCTGCTCGAGGAGAGAAGAAGAGTGGGTACCTCGCGATTGGATTTGGGAGTGGAATGGTGAACAGCTTTGCTTATGTGGGTTGGGTCGACGCTAACGGAACTGGAAGGGTCAATACGTATTGGATCGATGGTCAGAATGCAATGAGTATTCATCCTACGAAGGAGAATTTGACATATGTCAGGTGCAAGTCAGAGAATGGGATCATAACAATGGAGTTCACACGGCCACTAAAGCCCTCTTGCGGTCGTGAAAAAAAACCCGATTGCAAGAACATTGTTGATGCCACCACGCCCCTTAAGGTTGTTTGGGCCATGGGCTCTAAATGGTCCGACGGCCATCTGAGCGAGAGGAACATGCACTCAGTCACGAGTCAAAGGCCCGTCAGGGTTCTGCTTATGCGTGGTTCAGCGGAAGCCGAGCAGGACCTGAGGCCTGTGCTGGCTGTTCATGGATTCATGATGTTCCTAGCATGGGGCATTCTTCTTCCTGGTGGAATTTTGGCTGCAAGGTACTTGAAACATGTGAAAGGAGATGGCTGGTATAAGATTCATGTATATTTGCAGTACTCGGGATTAGCAATTGTCTTACTGGGCCTTCTTTTTGCTGTTGCTGAACTGCGGGGGTTCCATATTGGGTCTGTGCACGTGAAGTTTGGAGTGGCTGCGATAGTGTTGGCATGTGTGCAACCTGTGAATGCTTATTTTCGACCCAAAAAGCCTGCCAATGGAGAGGATGTTCCTAGGGAACGCGTCATATGGGAGTACTTTCATGTGATCGTGGGAAGATGTGGGATTCTTGTTGGGATCGCAGCTCTTATAAGCGGGATGAAGCATCTAGGGGAAAGGTACGGAGGCGAAGATGTTCATGGGCTCGATTGGGCACTAATAGGCTGGTTCTTGATGGGTGCATTGATGGTCATGTACTTAGAATACCGCGAGCGAAAAAGCAGGAGACAGATGAGTTATGAGAGGGGCAGTTGGGTGTTAGGTAACTCTGAGGAAGACGACTCTGTCGATCTCTTGAGCCCAACCACGGCGGGTGTAGACAAGGAGTCTCAGCGGAACGGAAGAATGGAAGTTCAGCTTGAACCTCTGAGCAGATAGGAGTGTTCAAATTTGTCTTTAATTGCCCATCGCCTgttttgaagaattttgcttgtACACGGAGATGGAGAGTCTACTTGTCCAAGTGGAGCTCTTTTCCCTGCTTGAGAGGCATCATGCAGATCGCGCGGACAAGTAGTTAACATACATGTGATCGGTCTTTTCTATACTCGCTAACACAATGAAAGGTTTCTTGATTGTAAGTTTGAAAGATTCTTTTTAGGTAGTAGTCGGGTTTTCTCCTATATTTGTATGGCTAGTTATGCAGGAGAGCTGCTGGTAGTTCTGATAGCAAATTGGCGGCTTGGGTAGTGAAAACGATACTGATACTGCTCTGTAAATTTTATGAGACAACAATCTGACTTCACAATTTCTTGGTCAGTTCATATGCAGCAGATGATATTGCGGGATAATATATTGATTCAGCTCGAATTGATAGATCATTCTTTACTGGTGGAGAAAACTATCTTTTGTTTCATCACTACTTGCAATTGTTGCGGCCTGGCCCCCTCTTATTGGGTTAGCATATGGAAAACGGTAATTCCACGTTCTACATATGCATACAATTTCCCTACATAGGTTTGGTCACCATataaagaaggaaaatgaaCAATCAAGGAATTGAAGCCAGCCGTACTTGATGTGGCATCTATTTCGACTAACAGTATGGAAATTAGCGTGGGTTCGGAGCAGCATTGAGCTCAACAGAGGTCATTTCAAAAGAAGTGCTTCTCCCCATGTAACTGTTGTATCCCGACCTCTGGTTTCTCTCGGAAGCGATTTCCAGGCCCAAGCACTCCTTCAGATCTGATAATACATGGATCATATCGGGCCTCTGACTCGAGGATGCCATGACGCATGACATGGCTATTTCCACTGCCTTCCAAGCAGAGTTGGTTTTGCATTGGCCACTGAACCTCGGGTCGACTATGCTCTGTATGTCACCCCTTTCAATAAGAGGAGTTACCCAGTGAATGATGTGGATGTTTCCGTCTGAGGTTCTTATTATAGCAGGGTGACCGGTGATCAGCTCAAACAGGATGATCCCGAAACTGTAAACGTCGCTCTTCTTGCTCAAGTTGCCAGAGGCATGGAACCTGAAGAAAAAGCGGCATGTGAATATACACAATCTCTCACATCAAATTATTATAGGAATAATTATCAAATGCACCAAATTCGAAAACTAGTGTTGATCCGAGGCTGTAAAAATTGCTACTGAGGAATAGGTGCATGAAATAGTAGTGATGATCACTGAATCATACTCGGGATCAAGATAACCAGGTGTGCCCGCAGGACGAGTCGATATATGGGAGTCGTAGTCTGTCGCAAAAGCTTTTGATAGCCCAAAATCAGCTATATTAGCTTGCATGCTTTCGTTCAGCAAGATGTTTGATGTCTTCAAGTCCCTGTGGATGATAGGAGGCTTGCAACCATTATGCAGATATTCCAAGCCTGGAGAAAAATAGCAGAGAATCGATAATTCCCAGAAAGACTTACTGAAAAACGATGAGGAAGGCATCGCTGCATATTATAAGCTTCCCATACCTTGTGCAGCTTCGACAGCAATTTGTAGTCTCTGACTCCAACTCAAGACATTTGTATTGTATTCTATAATCACGAAAAAGTCCAAAATTAGCAGAATTAAGATTCAATCTGAATGTTTTCACCTGTTATGTCCCTTTAAAAAGGGAATATGGTTTGATCATGCGGAAACTCAGGTCATATGTTATGTTGGATACCTGATAAATGTTGTCTCAAATTCCCATTGCTCATGAACTCGTAAATGAGAGCCATGTTTTCAACCTCATCGCAATAACCGACAAGAGAAACCAGGTTTCGGTGATGGACGATCATCAGCAGTTGGGCCTACAAGTTGAGACATATTTGTTGTTAATTGAAAATCGCATTTGTAATTAACAGAACTCTAATGAAGAAGTAATTGGTCAAGTTAGTTCCAATGCAATTGACTGATCACCTCAGCTTGGAATTCCCTGTAGCCCTGTACGGAGTACTTGGAGGGAATCTTGACAGCAACCTTAGTACCATCATACAGAATGCCGAGGTAAACTTTTCCGAACCCTCCTTCTCCAATGACAGTTCTGTAGTTGTCTGTGATTGTTGAAATCTCTGAGGATGTAAATATGGTTTGACTCCTTGGCACCCCTAGCACCATTGGTCCCTCGACAGGGCCTGTTGAAGTCACACTGACAGCGGACACTGCAAAAACCAGTTATAAGGAAAATAAGTTGGGTGATCGGTTTAGCTGAAGTAAATGGAAGGAGAAGTTTACAAGTGAAAACTATAcctccttttcttctcttattTCTCCAAATGACAGTTAGTGTGCCCAACAGAATCACGACAAGAACCGAAACACATGCTGCAATGATCAGAACAATCGGACTCTTGCccttttttccatttgatgTTGTTGTGCTGGTTGAACATGAGTCTGTCTGACACAGGTTCGGGTTCCTATCGAAGctgtcattaaaaaaaatatcagtTAGTGCATATACAACTAAGGAAAACTGCTCAAACAGAGGACAATTAAAAGCAGGGCATTGGAAGATAAATGAACCTTGCTTGCAGTGCTCCAATTGTCTGCTTTCTCTTCAGGGATTGAGGAATTGAACCGGAAAGATTGTTCCCACTCAAATTTCTGAGAAATCAAATTAAGAAAGTAATTGACAATTAAGATTGTATATGAAGAACGTCAGATTCCATTTCTTGGTTTAGATTTCTAGAACTTACAGAAGTTTCAAATTTGGCATTTGGCCTAGAAAGTCCGGAATTTGGCTGGTTAGTTGGTTATGAGATAAATCCCTGCAGAAAAGATACACAACATTGCAAATACAATCCAGAATTTTATGCATTGTATAAATAAATTCTGATTTCGATGAACACTGAAGTTCTGAAGGTGGTTGACTTACAATGAAGTCAGTGCAGTTAGATTAATGAGAGAGTCAACAATTTTCCCTACTAAATTGCTAGAACTCAGGTTCCTGTCCAAAAAGGATTATTAGAAAGGTTACCAACAAATCACTTTTCCAATATCAATAATTTCTCGGATTCCATTGGACACTCACAGGGAGATGATTCTTGGAATACTGTCGTAATGGCAATTTAGCCCGTTCCATGAGAGATTTCTTGGGCTGCAAGGGTCGCCTTGCCAACTATCTTGGACTACCCTGTATGTCTTCTTGATGTTGTTGATAGCATCGACTGGTTGTGGAAGAACGTGCAAAAATATCAAATGTATACAACCAATTTAAATTGTACAACTTTGGGAACACGAGATTTATGAGAATGCCAGCTATTGCAATCATCCGAGTACAAAAAGAGCAAGTATTTACCATCGTCTGAGTCGGTCATGGGATTTGTAAGATCGAGGCCATACATAAGCTCAACTGCGTTAAGGATTGGTGGGAGGTCAGACCGAGAAGTCACGCTGAGAGTGAAGTTTATTTGGGATGGGCTCGTGACGGGGAACGAAGCCACAGTCATTGGCTTTCCATACAGAGGTCTGATGGTTTTGACGAGTTGGTCTACGATGTACACCTCAAATTCCCTCACTTGGGTTTCCTGGAGAACTTGAATTTCTGCAAAGTGGAAGTACATGTACCACTTCTCAGTCGGGCTCGATGGGGTCCAGAACAAAACTAATTGTTTGTTCACTTTCGCAGACTGGGCTGCGGTCATCAGGACTCCAGCAGGAACTCCATAAGCATCATTATAAGTTGTCAAGTCAAACGAAGTTTCGTTGGCAATCTGCACCCACTCCTTGTAATTTTGGGGTGCCCAGATTCGGTCGTACTCATCATCGGGATGCCTATTAGAAAAAATCATTGTATAAGCTTGGGATAATTGCCTCTTTGACTTCGCTCTTGAAGTAATTATATTCATTTTGTAAAGGATTACCTGTATGTATATGAACCTCCTCCGATGTTGTAACGCCATGAGGTTGCTAGTGCTCCAGAATCCATCTGGTACGTAGAATTATCCAGGAGCCGCAATTCCAAAACCGAAATGAAAGGAGTTCCTGAGCCGGTGTTTACAAGGCACACATTTATATCATCCTCCGGAGGGACATAGATAACCTCTTCATAAACGTAAGAGTCTGAATAGATTGTGCTCCAGTAGTTCACATCGATGTGCAGATCGAACTTTGGAGTTTGATTCCTTCCATCGTAATTCCCATACCAGAAGGCAGCTCTGATCAAGTATGTGTTTCTTTTGCCTCGCTCCGGCGACAATGTGTAACAGTTCCTTGTTCCGTCGGGAAATGCTCTGAGGTTCTTTCCTTGTTGTTGTTTGTTCTGGTAGATGACCTGACTCGAAACCTGCATGTTCACTCCGGTGCTTACGAATCCTTGATCTGTCTTGTAATAGATATCGAGATTATCATCATGGTAGTCATTCGGCGCCCCACAGTCGATACTCATGAAACCTGAAAAACCTCGATAGCTAAACAATTTCAGTTTTATTTGATCATGTTGGGTTTCCAGACATACATTATTTACCCTTGAGAAGTGCCCTGTATGCATGCCACATTTGGGAATTTCCTTCGATGACCTCAAGACTTGTAAACATCAACAATGCATCTAAAGGGCATATTAGttctttgatattatttttggGGTGTACATCATTTGGCTTTTTGTCCTAGAATTTGGTTTACTTttccataaaagaaaaatgatatttaTGGAATCCATTTTATATAGGGGTAGCAAAAATCAAGATCCAAAAATTTAGCCAGATGGAATCGATTTATTTCCAAAGCACTAAACAGACTATGTGGTATCGGTTCTGCTGATGGATTCTAAATATATCTGTAGACAATCTAGCATAAACAAGCCTGAAAGCACGGTCATCGCTAATCAACTACTACGACAGCAGAATATGAAGTTCCAGGAAACATTTTTATGATGATCCCTCAACCTAACTAACATATGCACAAATGTGAGATCGTAAATGGCTCTGACTGACTTCATATCTCATGgcatataataatttctcatttcTAAAGTTGAAATCCACATTTCTTGGCTTCATACCGTAACTTCAGAAATCCAGAACTCGATAGTTAATTGATCCATTAGACTATGAAAGAGGGAGAGATGAAAACCTGGGTTTTGTTGCTGCCCATGAGCCATGAGCACCATGGTAGCTGAAACAACAAACAACTGAAAAATCTTCTTCTTTGCTTCCGATGGAATTGCCATTAGTGTTGGAGACCAGAGCTTTGTCTCGAGTTTAAGCTATGGCTATGAAGAGAGAAGGCCTTAACAATGCCGCCACGGAGAATTTAGAAGAATGCCATGTCTAAAGTGACaaaacatacatatttattCGGGTATCCTCATTAGGACTTGTGGGCATGTACATCCGTTGACTTTGACTTCCAGCTGCAAAAATGCAGATAACATGTAAACTAttaaatgtaaaatatttaatgttCAAGCACGTCCCTGCTGAAGCagaatataaattttacaaGGTTTGTTtggtgaatatatatatttcatgttGCTTTAAATATCATCATTATGTGAGAAGGTCAAGCCTGTCCTTTTCTCATTTATTCCTAATTAGCTGTAACAATATTCCTTTCCGTCGATAGATCAGGAATCTGGTTGTTAAATTCTAGCTAATTTGCTAGTAAAATTACTGTCTACCACCAGCACGCGATATCATATCTACTTCAATGAtcatcagaaaagaaaatgtgagCATTGCCTTATGATTTTTTGCTGGGAATTTGAATGTCTCGTGAATTTGGGATGTCAAGACCTcgataatatttaaaatgtgTATCACATAAAGAATTCACACAAATACTTGAGCTATGAGAATATTTCGACTGGTCTTCCAAACTGCAGTTGCCTAATACGAGTTTTCCTATCAATGATAACTTCCACGCTTAGTTGTTGTAGTGTCCATCTAACCTAGGATGAATGAGACCAGTGTTTCCCCTGTCATTGATTGGATTTACCTGCGAATATGGCATGCATCGATCAGGTCCTCACGGTAGCTAGCCCGTGGCAAGCTCAACCAGAAACTTCCTGAAGCTCTAAATGTCACTTTTCATGTTAAAATTTCCTTGATATATAGATtgttcatataatatatatttgggcGATAACATATCCAAAAGGTTGTATGtaagtgtgtatatatatatatatatatatcgtgaTGGCTAGGTCCCTGGTTCAAGTCCAGGAAAACCTAGCTGCAGCAAGGAAAGGCTACTAAATGTGAAAGATCATACTGGTCTCAGTATAAGTCGTTTTCTGAAGGAATGCGAAAGCATACAAATAGCAGTGCATACAGATTCATTTCGTCCCCTGGGAATTGCTGGACAAGCTGCAGTAAGACTTTTAGGTTGACAATTTGACACACATAACTTAGTACAGAAAGGGAAGTTTTCCAGACCATGAGGAAGAGTACGGACAGCAACAACGATAAGAAGACTTCAGGAACTAAAAAAAGCTTCGGTGAAACCTCTCCAGAGGTTACTCCACGCAGAAGAAGAACTAGAGGTGCTCTGGGTGGAAGAGTGGTACTCAATGCTCGAAGGTTGTACATCGTTATAGCTGCTGATGCTGGATGCTCCGCCCTTACTCGCCGTACCCTGGCTTCTTTCAAGAGTTAGATCACGACATGCTTTAAGGTCTGCATGAA from Punica granatum isolate Tunisia-2019 chromosome 3, ASM765513v2, whole genome shotgun sequence includes:
- the LOC116199508 gene encoding probable LRR receptor-like serine/threonine-protein kinase At1g05700, producing the protein MAIPSEAKKKIFQLFVVSATMVLMAHGQQQNPGFMSIDCGAPNDYHDDNLDIYYKTDQGFVSTGVNMQVSSQVIYQNKQQQGKNLRAFPDGTRNCYTLSPERGKRNTYLIRAAFWYGNYDGRNQTPKFDLHIDVNYWSTIYSDSYVYEEVIYVPPEDDINVCLVNTGSGTPFISVLELRLLDNSTYQMDSGALATSWRYNIGGGSYTYRHPDDEYDRIWAPQNYKEWVQIANETSFDLTTYNDAYGVPAGVLMTAAQSAKVNKQLVLFWTPSSPTEKWYMYFHFAEIQVLQETQVREFEVYIVDQLVKTIRPLYGKPMTVASFPVTSPSQINFTLSVTSRSDLPPILNAVELMYGLDLTNPMTDSDDGKYLLFLYSDDCNSCLIFLHVLPQPVDAINNIKKTYRVVQDSWQGDPCSPRNLSWNGLNCHYDSIPRIISLNLSSSNLVGKIVDSLINLTALTSLDLSHNQLTSQIPDFLGQMPNLKLLNLSGNNLSGSIPQSLKRKQTIGALQASFDRNPNLCQTDSCSTSTTTSNGKKGKSPIVLIIAACVSVLVVILLGTLTVIWRNKRRKGVSAVSVTSTGPVEGPMVLGVPRSQTIFTSSEISTITDNYRTVIGEGGFGKVYLGILYDGTKVAVKIPSKYSVQGYREFQAEAQLLMIVHHRNLVSLVGYCDEVENMALIYEFMSNGNLRQHLSEYNTNVLSWSQRLQIAVEAAQGLEYLHNGCKPPIIHRDLKTSNILLNESMQANIADFGLSKAFATDYDSHISTRPAGTPGYLDPEFHASGNLSKKSDVYSFGIILFELITGHPAIIRTSDGNIHIIHWVTPLIERGDIQSIVDPRFSGQCKTNSAWKAVEIAMSCVMASSSQRPDMIHVLSDLKECLGLEIASERNQRSGYNSYMGRSTSFEMTSVELNAAPNPR